In Candidatus Nitronauta litoralis, one DNA window encodes the following:
- a CDS encoding tetratricopeptide repeat protein: protein MKRFFIIPFLTTFGLIAGCSQSTVSTEVDEVTVAKNIVGENPESVQDLTDLGFAYLTAGRIEESLVPLEKAAELHPDSAKANFELGLAYGALGRHKEKMQKYREVVKLQPEFAPAHFKLGQALAVEDLHQEAIQHYQKALKLSPANAETHYYLGMSYYLSKRHKEAVGAFENATQLAPDNGKVWHGLALAYLELGRYRDALEPFKKALALNPPAGKENKTPAEQSPTPVLFEEKGQVARIP, encoded by the coding sequence ATGAAACGATTTTTCATTATTCCATTCTTGACGACATTTGGCCTGATAGCAGGCTGTTCTCAGTCAACTGTCAGTACTGAAGTTGACGAAGTCACAGTCGCTAAAAATATCGTTGGTGAAAATCCGGAATCGGTTCAGGATCTTACCGATCTTGGTTTCGCTTATCTAACGGCGGGGCGAATTGAGGAGTCTCTGGTGCCTCTGGAAAAGGCTGCAGAATTGCATCCGGATTCGGCAAAAGCTAATTTTGAATTGGGTCTTGCCTATGGTGCGTTGGGTCGGCACAAGGAAAAGATGCAAAAGTATCGCGAAGTTGTAAAACTACAGCCGGAATTCGCCCCGGCCCACTTCAAGCTGGGACAGGCACTCGCTGTCGAAGACCTGCATCAGGAAGCGATCCAGCATTACCAAAAAGCCTTGAAACTCTCACCAGCAAATGCGGAAACTCATTACTATCTCGGAATGTCTTACTATTTGTCCAAACGGCACAAGGAAGCGGTTGGGGCATTTGAAAATGCGACCCAACTGGCACCGGACAATGGCAAAGTGTGGCACGGGCTAGCACTGGCGTATCTTGAGCTGGGTCGTTACCGGGATGCGCTGGAGCCCTTCAAGAAGGCTTTGGCCTTGAACCCTCCAGCAGGAAAAGAAAATAAAACACCTGCAGAACAAAGCCCAACTCCAGTTTTATTCGAGGAAAAGGGGCAAGTCGCCCGCATCCCCTGA
- the pbpC gene encoding penicillin-binding protein 1C: MCLLLFLALGTVYFFLPKPNLMDGVGYSSTYYDRHGKLLRLTLAPDEIYRVRLSLGDIAPGLIEATLLQEDRYFFEHPGVNPFSLMRAFYETYIKRNRRVGGSTLTMQLARMRFKIDSYTIPGKLVQIFRALQLERHYEKEEILEAYLNLAPYGGNIEGVGAASLIYYHRPAYELSLAETLALSIVPQNPSKRNPLKGSGNTELVKARSRLFDAWIKKHPEDKGQHALLELPLQVYSPSRLPFYSPHFLENILSPSLGRVETQLDSKLQVRLEAVLKGYVERRRPLGVRNASAIMVDFRDMSVRALVGSANYFDASIDGAVDGTRGKRSPGSTLKPFIYGLALEQGIIHPKTLLKDAPSRFADYRPENFDGRFRGPLHARDALVMSRNIPALYLASRLQRPDLYSFLKTAGVRKMETREHYGLALVLGGGEVTMQELVRLYAMLANQGELKPLRFLKNAPTASGKSLLSPEAAYLTLAMLRDNPIATRHSFIGQNVKRLPVYWKTGTSNGFKDAWAVGLFGHYALAVWLGNFDGTPNPEFIGGSLAAPLFFDIVDAVQETEHLVDEIQSRKKFLNISKVELCSETGDLADELCPRTEWGDFIPGKSPIRNSGIFRKVAIDPDSGYRACTSDPTKVEYEVYEFWPSDLLSVFKKAGISRRTPPPFLVSCERDRQSAQHLKPRITSPRAGVEYAITLGRPDLSLPLMVTTDSEVRSVYWFANEEFLGRNDGTEPLEWNPQPGEFTLRAVDDSGASDSRTIKIGVVQ; encoded by the coding sequence GTGTGTCTGCTGCTTTTTCTTGCTCTCGGGACTGTTTATTTTTTTCTTCCCAAGCCGAATTTAATGGATGGCGTTGGCTATTCGAGTACTTACTATGATCGTCATGGAAAACTGTTGCGCCTGACCCTGGCACCGGATGAAATCTACCGGGTTCGCTTGTCACTTGGAGATATCGCTCCTGGACTGATTGAGGCCACACTTCTGCAGGAAGATCGTTATTTTTTTGAACACCCTGGAGTTAACCCATTTTCGCTGATGCGGGCCTTTTATGAAACGTATATAAAGCGAAACAGGCGGGTGGGTGGTTCCACTCTCACCATGCAACTGGCGCGAATGCGTTTTAAAATTGATTCGTACACCATACCGGGGAAACTGGTTCAAATTTTCCGCGCTCTACAACTGGAAAGGCATTATGAGAAAGAAGAAATTTTAGAAGCCTACCTGAATCTTGCGCCTTATGGAGGAAATATTGAAGGGGTGGGGGCTGCCAGTCTGATTTATTATCACCGACCTGCATATGAACTGAGTCTTGCTGAAACTCTGGCCCTATCGATCGTTCCTCAAAACCCTTCAAAACGAAATCCTCTGAAAGGGAGTGGAAATACTGAGTTGGTCAAGGCCCGATCCCGCCTTTTTGATGCCTGGATAAAGAAGCATCCGGAAGATAAAGGCCAGCACGCTTTGTTAGAGCTTCCATTGCAGGTGTATTCACCTTCAAGACTTCCTTTTTATTCGCCGCATTTCCTGGAAAATATTCTAAGCCCATCCCTGGGAAGAGTGGAAACCCAGCTTGATAGTAAATTGCAGGTTCGATTGGAGGCGGTCCTTAAAGGTTATGTAGAACGACGTCGTCCCCTGGGAGTTCGAAATGCCTCGGCGATCATGGTGGACTTCCGGGATATGTCAGTAAGGGCTCTGGTCGGTTCCGCGAACTATTTTGATGCCTCGATTGATGGTGCTGTTGATGGAACACGAGGAAAAAGGTCTCCTGGTTCTACCCTGAAACCCTTTATTTATGGGCTTGCTCTGGAGCAGGGGATTATTCATCCGAAAACTTTACTCAAAGATGCCCCCAGTCGGTTTGCAGATTACCGTCCTGAAAATTTTGATGGCAGGTTTCGTGGACCTCTGCATGCGCGGGATGCTCTGGTGATGAGCCGAAATATTCCTGCCCTGTATCTTGCCTCACGGCTGCAACGTCCCGACCTGTATTCCTTTCTTAAAACTGCTGGTGTTCGAAAAATGGAAACCCGGGAACACTATGGGTTGGCCCTTGTTTTGGGTGGAGGGGAGGTCACCATGCAGGAGTTGGTCCGGTTATACGCTATGCTGGCTAATCAGGGTGAGCTCAAGCCCCTTCGATTTTTAAAGAACGCTCCCACTGCCTCCGGTAAATCTTTGCTGAGTCCTGAAGCGGCTTATCTGACTCTTGCAATGCTCAGGGACAACCCCATAGCCACGCGACACAGTTTTATCGGGCAGAATGTGAAACGACTTCCTGTGTACTGGAAAACAGGCACTTCCAATGGGTTCAAGGATGCCTGGGCGGTCGGATTGTTTGGCCACTATGCGCTCGCGGTCTGGCTGGGTAATTTTGATGGGACCCCCAACCCGGAATTTATTGGTGGATCGTTGGCGGCTCCACTTTTTTTCGATATTGTTGATGCCGTTCAGGAAACAGAGCACCTGGTCGACGAGATTCAAAGCAGAAAAAAATTCCTCAACATTTCAAAAGTTGAGCTGTGTTCGGAAACAGGTGATCTTGCCGATGAGTTGTGTCCGCGCACGGAATGGGGAGATTTTATCCCGGGGAAATCGCCTATCAGGAATTCCGGGATATTCAGAAAAGTGGCTATTGACCCGGATAGCGGATACCGGGCTTGTACTTCCGACCCAACTAAAGTCGAATATGAGGTTTATGAATTCTGGCCGAGCGATTTGCTGAGCGTATTTAAAAAAGCTGGAATCTCCCGAAGGACGCCTCCTCCATTTCTGGTATCGTGTGAGCGGGATAGACAATCAGCCCAGCATTTAAAACCTCGCATCACTTCACCTCGTGCAGGAGTGGAATATGCGATCACACTGGGCCGACCGGATTTATCCTTACCACTCATGGTGACCACCGACTCTGAAGTGAGATCTGTGTACTGGTTTGCTAATGAGGAATTTCTTGGCAGGAATGATGGAACCGAGCCTCTGGAATGGAACCCGCAGCCGGGTGAATTTACCCTGCGCGCAGTTGACGATAGCGGTGCATCGGATAGCCGGACCATCAAAATAGGTGTCGTCCAATAA
- a CDS encoding proline dehydrogenase: MHLLYPFAKRFIAGEDLKTALHNVLSLNRHGYLSTIDVLGEDTRTREQALAARQEYLDLLEKMKDQPFPLDLSVKLTQMGLNLDREFCRNNLETILKAARHHTVRLDMEGSDTTQQILYEGIEMHRQYPNLGLVLQAYLHRTADDIGRVIREGISTRLCKGAYSEPEHIALQSMDDIRENFLMQARRLLTSGFQPAIATHDEMLLKEILKFVKAEHISSKTFYFEMLYGVRRDLQKDLLDKGFRVRVYVPFGKSWLPYTLRRLAERKENLLFVIKSVFRETFGLGGLREANP; encoded by the coding sequence ATGCATCTCCTTTATCCATTTGCCAAACGATTCATCGCTGGTGAAGATTTAAAAACCGCACTTCACAATGTTCTATCGCTAAACCGGCATGGCTATCTGTCGACCATTGATGTTCTCGGAGAAGACACGCGTACCCGGGAACAGGCACTGGCTGCCAGACAGGAGTATCTCGATCTTCTCGAAAAGATGAAGGATCAACCTTTTCCACTCGACCTTTCAGTCAAACTGACTCAAATGGGTCTCAACCTGGATCGCGAATTTTGTCGAAACAATCTGGAAACCATATTAAAAGCCGCCAGACACCACACAGTCAGGCTCGATATGGAGGGTTCAGACACCACCCAACAGATTTTGTATGAAGGAATCGAAATGCACAGACAATATCCAAACCTTGGTCTGGTACTACAGGCTTATTTACACAGAACCGCAGATGATATTGGCCGTGTGATTCGCGAAGGAATATCAACTCGACTTTGCAAAGGTGCCTATAGCGAACCGGAGCATATCGCCCTGCAATCAATGGACGATATTCGGGAAAACTTTTTAATGCAAGCTCGGCGATTACTAACTTCCGGCTTCCAACCAGCGATCGCCACACACGATGAAATGCTGCTTAAGGAAATATTGAAATTCGTGAAAGCAGAGCATATTTCTTCCAAAACATTTTATTTTGAAATGCTGTATGGGGTCAGGCGTGATCTGCAAAAGGATTTACTGGACAAAGGCTTCCGGGTCCGGGTTTACGTCCCGTTCGGAAAATCCTGGCTTCCCTATACTTTACGAAGGCTGGCTGAACGAAAGGAAAACCTCCTGTTCGTGATCAAGAGTGTATTTCGTGAAACCTTTGGCCTGGGAGGATTACGGGAAGCAAACCCTTAA
- a CDS encoding dipeptide ABC transporter ATP-binding protein, giving the protein MLKVENLKTHFKVGFDKTARAVDGISFELESGKTLAMVGESGCGKSQTALSIMRLVAENGFHPEGRILMEGRDLFSLDEDEMRSIRGNDIAMIFQEPMTSLNPLYKVGNQLEEPLRLHRQMQKGPARQTAIELLDQVGIPDPERRIDTYPHELSGGMKQRVMIAMALACEPKVLIADEPTTALDVTIQAQVLRLMSDLQQQKGMAILLITHDMGIVNQMADNVSIMYAGKIVEQGTREQVFSQMGHPYTRRLLDSIPKSGDSPYLLNTIPGLVPPATEYGTGCRFADRCEYTFDDCHTIDPEEIPLEPGHRVSCLLHESEKEFPKLESEERQPAPSKKIENDNLISIRNVKTWFPVHKGVFRRVANYVKAVDNIDLDIKRGSTVALVGESGCGKTTLGESILRLNREVRGQITFDGKQVMDLDSGDLKDMRQHMQIVFQDPYGSLSPRMRIFEIVGEGLKIHYPEIKGAELRKKIDDVLEEVGLHASVADRYPHEFSGGQRQRISIARALILEPEFLVLDEPTSALDVSVQAQVLNLLRDLQSRRGLTYLFITHNLNVVEYIADQVAIMYLGRVVEYSNVKNLFANPRHPYTRSLLEAVPSLGERVPFKTIVGDVPSPLNPPPGCHFHPRCPIYLAEQEGSPLQQNCKNVYPEETPLESGYARCHAVDKP; this is encoded by the coding sequence ATGCTCAAAGTTGAAAATTTAAAAACACATTTCAAGGTCGGGTTCGACAAAACCGCACGGGCTGTTGACGGTATCTCCTTTGAACTGGAATCCGGAAAAACGCTGGCCATGGTTGGGGAGTCAGGATGCGGCAAATCCCAGACAGCTCTCTCCATCATGAGGCTGGTCGCAGAAAACGGATTTCACCCTGAAGGCAGAATTCTGATGGAGGGACGCGACCTTTTCAGTCTCGATGAAGATGAAATGCGGTCCATTCGTGGCAATGACATCGCCATGATTTTCCAGGAACCGATGACTTCACTCAATCCCCTTTACAAGGTAGGCAATCAACTTGAGGAACCTCTTCGATTGCACCGGCAAATGCAAAAGGGACCAGCACGGCAAACCGCCATTGAGCTTCTGGATCAGGTGGGCATCCCCGACCCGGAACGTCGCATCGACACCTACCCCCATGAACTTTCCGGCGGAATGAAACAACGCGTGATGATTGCAATGGCACTGGCCTGCGAACCAAAAGTCCTGATCGCCGATGAGCCAACGACCGCCCTTGATGTCACTATTCAAGCCCAGGTCCTTCGGTTGATGTCTGACCTTCAACAGCAGAAGGGCATGGCTATTCTTCTCATCACCCATGACATGGGTATTGTCAACCAGATGGCCGATAACGTCAGCATCATGTATGCCGGAAAAATTGTCGAGCAGGGGACTCGCGAACAGGTCTTTTCTCAAATGGGACACCCCTACACCCGGCGTCTGCTGGACTCCATTCCTAAATCTGGAGACTCGCCTTACTTACTCAATACTATACCGGGTCTTGTTCCACCGGCAACGGAGTACGGAACGGGGTGTCGTTTTGCTGATCGTTGCGAATACACGTTCGATGATTGCCACACGATAGACCCTGAGGAGATTCCTCTCGAACCTGGGCATCGAGTGTCTTGTCTGTTACATGAATCGGAAAAAGAATTTCCAAAACTGGAGAGCGAGGAACGCCAACCTGCCCCGTCTAAAAAAATTGAAAATGACAACCTGATCTCTATCCGAAACGTAAAAACCTGGTTCCCTGTTCATAAGGGGGTTTTCCGACGGGTGGCAAATTACGTCAAGGCTGTAGACAATATAGATCTTGATATCAAGCGTGGCTCTACCGTTGCGCTGGTCGGTGAGTCCGGGTGCGGCAAAACCACTTTAGGAGAATCCATCCTGCGCCTCAACCGTGAGGTCCGTGGCCAGATCACGTTCGACGGAAAGCAGGTAATGGACCTGGATTCGGGAGATCTAAAAGATATGCGGCAGCATATGCAGATCGTGTTTCAGGACCCTTATGGTTCACTATCCCCGCGTATGCGTATTTTCGAAATTGTGGGTGAAGGCCTGAAAATCCATTACCCAGAAATAAAAGGTGCTGAATTACGAAAAAAAATTGATGACGTGCTGGAAGAGGTCGGGCTTCATGCTTCCGTAGCCGACCGTTACCCGCATGAATTTTCCGGAGGACAGCGTCAACGCATCAGTATTGCCCGGGCCCTGATCCTGGAGCCGGAATTCCTCGTATTGGATGAACCCACGAGTGCTTTGGACGTTTCGGTTCAGGCACAGGTTCTTAATTTATTACGCGACTTGCAATCACGGCGTGGACTCACCTACCTGTTCATCACTCACAATTTGAATGTTGTTGAGTATATTGCGGATCAAGTGGCCATCATGTACCTTGGACGGGTTGTCGAATATAGTAATGTGAAAAACCTGTTTGCAAACCCGAGACACCCCTATACCCGATCGTTACTGGAAGCCGTACCTTCCCTTGGGGAACGCGTCCCCTTCAAGACCATCGTCGGCGATGTCCCCTCCCCTCTAAACCCGCCACCCGGGTGCCACTTCCATCCACGCTGCCCTATTTACCTGGCAGAACAAGAAGGTTCACCTTTGCAGCAAAACTGTAAAAATGTCTACCCAGAAGAAACACCTTTAGAATCCGGTTACGCCAGATGCCACGCAGTGGATAAGCCATAA